A DNA window from Salvelinus sp. IW2-2015 linkage group LG4q.1:29, ASM291031v2, whole genome shotgun sequence contains the following coding sequences:
- the tmem168b gene encoding transmembrane protein 168, whose amino-acid sequence MCRLRYCVSHCLHAAMTRLEEVNGEVNMWSSVRCLGYLSGLNLLVALCLGLYVRWEKTEEPMILIIFVLALFVLGIASILYYYFSMEKVSLSLLHLWFGFLLGLLCFLNNPTLESNIKEQATNYLLLASVVLRTLWALLERMCGCTRYRPAFLTSAEALELAGFAIASTVLFIQKSMSVVVLVVALATLMVALRMKALLALPNLVCFSIITAVLFFKALGITTNPFALSCFFSQLICDPLLDVYFSGLSVTERWLPYLAWRGLWRRLSLLPLLLAEVGFLILAALKLVDLDRWYLMIPGFMLSGVFWAICHVVFIITLWGFHTKLSDCQRVCLAQGAGSSCLDKVMASKGVRHFCLISERLVLFSLVSTVILAALSWQSSSSIFMSMLLLVLALESLFHGLFYELGNCLGGTCVGYAVVIPTNYCSPDGQPTLLPPDQVHMLNMHSTGMLNSIQNFFSHHMIETFGCDYSTSGVTLEALQVKLKAFMELCTADGPRHDTYVVFYSGHTHRSGEWALAGGGTLQLDKILEWWREKNSDSCSRLILVLDSENSLPWVKEVRKVGGLYVAVQGAQLARATDIELQDTPQLGDFTSQWVEYNCNADSTVQWSERGRTVTAAYGISKHWSDYTLHLPTESDVTQHWRMYFPRMTYPVVQLALWCGGLNLLWLCSVCLRCLKRVKLNWFPPAILDTGQGFKLVKS is encoded by the exons ATGTGTCGCTTACGGTActgtgtcagtcactgtctgcATGCAGCGATGACCAGACTGGAGGAGGTCAACGGAGAGGTTAACATGTGGTCCTCTGTCAGATGTCTGGGCTACCTGTCTGGTCTGAACCTGCTGGTGGCTCTCTGCCTGGGGCTCTATGTGCGATGGGAGAAGACTGAGGAACCCATGATTCTCATCATATTTGTTCTGGCCCTGTTTGTCCTCGGGATAGCAAGCATACTGTACTATTACTTCAGCATGGAAAAAGTCAGCCTGAGCCTCCTCCACCTGTGGTTTGGCTTCCTGCTTGGCCTCCTGTGTTTCCTCAACAACCCCACTCTGGAGAGCAACATCAAAGAGCAAGCCACCAACTACCTCCTGCTGGCCAGTGTTGTCTTGAGGACGCTGTGGGCTCTGCTGGAGAGGATGTGCGGCTGCACCAGGTACCGCCCTGCCTTCCTCACCTCAGCAGAGGCCCTAGAGCTGGCAGGCTTTGCCATCGCCAGTACTGTCTTATTCATCCAGAAGTCCATGAGTGTAGTGGTGCTAGTGGTGGCCCTGGCTACTCTGATGGTGGCCCTGCGCATGAAGGCTCTCCTGGCCCTGCCCAACCTGGTCTGCTTCTCCATCATCACTGCGGTGCTGTTCTTCAAGGCGCTGGGCATCACCACCAACCCCTTCGCCCTGTCATGTTTCTTCAGCCAGCTGATCTGCGACCCCTTGCTGGACGTGTACTTCAGTGGGCTGTCGGTGACCGAGCGCTGGCTGCCCTACCTTGCCTGGAGGGGGCTGTGGCGCAGGCTGTCCCTCCTGCCTTTGCTCCTGGCGGAG GTGGGCTTCTTGATCCTGGCAGCCCTGAAGCTGGTGGACCTGGACCGGTGGTACCTGATGATCCCGGGCTTCATGCTGAGTGGGGTGTTCTGGGCCATCTGTCACGTGGTGTTCATCATCACTCTGTGGGGCTTCCACACCAAGCTGAGTGACTGCCAGAGGGTGTGTCTGGCCCAGGGAGCCGGGAGCAGCTGCCTAGACAAGGTTATGGCCTCTAAAGGAGTTAGACACTTCTGTCTCATCTCTGAACGCCTGGTGCTCTTCAGTCTGGTGTCCACCGTCATCCTGGCTGCTTTATCATGGCAG tcCTCCAGCAGTATCTTTATGAGTATGCTCCTGCTGGTCCTGGCTCTGGAGTCTCTGTTCCACGGCCTCTTCTATGAGCTGGGGAACTGCCTRGGCGGCACATGTGTGGGGTATGCAGTGGTCATCCCCACCAACTATTGCAG TCCTGATGGGCAGCCCACTCTGTTACCTCCGGATCAGGTACATATGTTGAACATGCATTCCACGGGCATGTTGAACAGTATACAGAATTTCTTCTCCCACCACATGATCGAGACGTTCGGCTGCGACTACTCCACCAGCGGGGTGACTCTGGAAGCCCTACAGGTGAAGCTCAAAGCCTTCATGGAGCTCTGCACAGCCGATGGGCCTCGCCATGACACCTATGTGGTGTTTTACAGTGGGCATACCCACCGYAGCGGAGAGTGGGCACTAGCAG GAGGGGGCACCCTTCAACTGGACAAGATCCTGGAATGGTGGAGGGAGAAGAACAGTGACTCCTGCTCCCGCCTCATCCTGGTCCTGGACAGTGAGAACTCCCTACCCTGGGTGAAGGAGGTAAGGAAGGTGGGGGGGCTTTATGTGGCGGTGCAGGGGGCCCAGCTAGCCCGAGCCACGGATATTGAGCTCCAGGACACCCCTCAGCTTGGGGACTTCACCTCTCAGTGGGTGGAGTACAACTGCAATGCAGACAGCACTGTCCAGTGGTCGGAGAGGGGAAGGACTGTCACCGCTGCCTACGGCATCTCTAAGCACTGGAGTGATTACACACTGCACCTGCCCACAGAAAGTGATGTCACTCAACACTGGAGGATGTACTTCCCCAGGATGACCTACCCCGTGGTCCAGTTAGCGCTCTGGTGTGGGGGGCTGAACCTGCTTTGGCTATGCAGTGTCTGCCTACGGTGCCTTAAAAGGGTCAAACTCAACTGGTTTCCCCCGGCCATACTAGACACTGGCCAAGGGTTCAAGTtggtaaaatcttag